In one window of Aphidius gifuensis isolate YNYX2018 linkage group LG4, ASM1490517v1, whole genome shotgun sequence DNA:
- the LOC122854657 gene encoding WD repeat-containing protein 7 isoform X18 encodes MTAGPSLVVPIVLWGKIAPTHCISCIYLSRDQKTLVTGCYDGQICLWQVDPDTLKMTPRCLLVGHTAPIMCLSKASVVMEQNYIVSSSESGEMCTWDVVDGKCREAVKLNNIHTQMLPYVSAGGEDVRLFCSGYYPEVLVMDPFSLEVIFTLSSRVNPDWISALHVLRPAKRKGRFYVHTNDVVLALTTTGTVKVWTLLGHENRNSEPLYEHESKQIRCLNALAMTCCPYNQRTVLIVCSKYWQIFDAGDFSVLCSVTSPPGERWMAGDFLAADRVIVWSDEGHGYLYKLPAKVLVQLESKLKGKALSSSVADNSSFHTSSAEDDQPYLYLILTQPDDKPLSCPPAMRLVTVQRQTKTLKYLLRGDSEGVVILWSVPEITNQQLQDITDNKTPKLEPIIKTSLEIAWEAMKPSPVGILDQLDTINDHSIKLTACIYLPQQSRLVVGREDGSIIIVPATQTVMLQLLHGNHQHYDDWPPHQILLGHSGRVNCLLYPHSVATRYDRTHLVSGSVDFAVCLWDLYAGTLIHRFCVHAGEITQLMVPPDNCSPRIQKCICSVASDHSVTLLSLAERKCVVLASRHLFPVVTIKWRPLDDFMIIGCSDGAVYVWQMETGHLDRVLHGIIAEEVLYACDENTIAIAGGSATGGELGLANPAVHFFRGLRHRNLSAIRHATQRGLHQLQQLHGGHGNDHGNQIKSKGAPLMIQGFRSNPKDPESHILFFDIEALIVQALSDEYGAMSPGSLEAQGLISASEYQKVAALTQSASPDAHKKIAGEGGQSETTRNNLKRNGAFSEPNVTMEIAQLLLSLLHAWGMDPDLDRVCEGKLGLLRPMVPVSFGVLSKGGYMSLLLPTWQTQLEPAGEPATQLEQRLPAELVRQDRLTKAFTSRAHWELSTTLTSNHLLAVVALSNTLMSMNNATFVLEQERNRKLNRTSNRVSVNWNKAEEESEEHFTAHQAQIKQGWSLLATLHCVLLPDKVAAQGGAKTFKRPQVEMMARRWQHQCLEVREAAQALLLAELGRMGPKGRKSLVDNWSQYLPMYSTQEPIALQPQNNSPPPGSPVPPIDINPDDDDEEEELAEEISITRKPSSVAELKRKQTTAVVLLGVIGAEFGQDVATVYQKKDGDTTIRRKSSVVEGFGIGNNNLARHTSMALTHLLHAPGSSKLPLHTSLRRAAIDLIGRGFTVWEPYLDVSKILLGLLELCCDADKLVPSMTYGLPLTPAADTCRTSRHALALIATARPAAFITTMAREVARFNTLQQNAQTLNVNLSTSVLSRAKPEILRIVEQLIDKMQSEMSDLLVEVMDIILHCLDPGHLKTKSLSEVFPAVCRFNQVSHCSATRRIAVGGRSGQLALYELRGNVKCQTVSAHQAPVTALGFSPEGKFLVSYSCTENKLCFWQQTNSGMFGLGNSQTRCVKSYSTAPINDVARLNPMRLARLIWINNRTVTLMLADGSETRFNV; translated from the exons atgacagcTGGACCAAGTTTAGTGGTGCCAATAGTGCTTTGGGGAAAAATAGCACCAACTCATTGTATatcatgtatttatttatcaagagaTCAAAAAACTCTTGTTACTGGTTGTTATGATGGACAAATATGTCTTTGGCAAGTTGATCCTGATACACTaaag atGACACCAAGATGTTTACTTGTTGGACATACAGCACCAATAATGTGTCTAAGTAAAGCAAGTGTTGTTATggaacaaaattatattgtaagcAGTAGTGAGAGTGGTGAAATGTGTACATGGGATGTTGTTGATGGTAAATGTCGTGAAGCTGTTAAGCTAAACAATATTCATACACAAATGTTACCATATGTTTCTGCTGGTGGTGAAGATGTCAGGTTGTTTTGTTCTGG aTATTATCCAGAAGTTCTTGTCATGGATCCATTCAGTTTAGAAGTCATATTTACACTCAGCTCACGTGTCAATCCTGACTGGATTAGTGCCTTGCACGTGCTACGGCCGGCCAAACGGAAAGGTCGGTTCTACGTGCACACAA atgatGTTGTACTTGCATTGACGACAACTGGTACTGTAAAAGTTTGGACATTATTGGGTCATGAAAATCGTAACAGCGAGCCACTTTATGAACATGAGAGTAAACAAATAAGATGTTTAAATGCACTTGCAATGACATGTTGTCCATATAATCAAAGAACagttttaattgtttgttcAAAATATTGGCAg atttTTGATGCTGGTGATTTTTCTGTTCTTTGCTCGGTAACATCACCACCTGGTGAACGTTGGATGGCTGGTGATTTTTTAGCTGCTGATAGAGTTATTGTTTGGAGTGATGAAGGCCATGGTTATCTATACAAATTACCAGCAAA GGTTCTGGTACAGCTCGAAAG CAAGCTGAAGGGCAAGGCTCTCAGCAG tAGTGTGGCTGATAATTCAAGCTTCCATACATCATCAGCAGAAGATGATCAACCATATTTATATCTCATATTAACTCAACCAGATGataag cCATTATCATGCCCACCGGCAATGCGTCTAGTCACTGTACAACGTCaaacaaaaacattaaaatatttactacgTGGTGATAGTGAAGGAGTTGTTATACTTTGGTCAGTACCAGAAATAACAAATCAACAATTACAAGATATAACAGATAATAAAACACCAAAACTTGagccaataataaaaacaagtcTTGAAATAGCATGGGAAGCAATGAAACCATCACCAGTTGGTATACTTGATCAACTTGATACAATAAATGATCATAGTATTAAATTAACAGcatgtatttatttaccaCAACAAAGTCGTCTTGTTGTTGGACGTGAAGATggtagtattattattgtaccaGCAACACAAACAGTTATGTTACAATTATTACATGGTAATCATCAGCATTATGATGATTGGCCACCACATCAAATATTACTTGGACATTCTGGACgtgttaattgtttattatatccTCATAGTGTTGCAACAAGATATGATAGAACACATCTTGTATCTGGTTCAGTTGATTTTGCTGTTTGTTTATGGGATTTATATGCTGGTACATTGATACATCGTTTTTGTGTACATGCTGGTGAAATAACACAATTAATGGTACCACCAGATAATTGTAGTCCAAGAATACAAAAATGTATATGTAGTGTTGCATCTGATCACAGTgtaacattattatcattagcTGAAAGAAAATGTGTTGTATTAGCATCACGACATTTATTTCCAGTTGTAACAATTAAATGGAGAccacttgatgattttatgattattgGTTGTTCTGATGGTGCTGTTTATGTATGGCAAATGGAAACTGGTCATCTTGATCGTGTATTACATGGTATTATTGCTGAAGAAGTACTATATGCTTGTGATGAAAATACTATTGCAATTGCTGGTGGTAGTGCAACTGGTGGTGAATTAGGACTTGCTAATCCTGCTGTACATTTCTTCAg gGGTTTGAGACATAGAAATTTATCAGCAATTCGTCATGCAACTCAACGTGGTTTACATCAACTTCAACAACTTCATGGTGGTCATGGTAATGATCATGgtaatcaaattaaatcaaaaggTGCACCACTTATGATTCAAGGTTTTAGAAGTAATCCAAAAGATCCAGAGagtcatatattattttttgacattgaaGCACTTATTG ttCAAGCATTGAGTGATGAATATGGTGCGATGTCACCAGGATCTCTAGAAGCTCAGGGTTTAATATCAGCATCTGAATATCAAAAAGTTGCAGCATTAACGCAATCGGCCAGTCCCGAtgcacataaaaaaattgcag gtgAAGGAGGACAAAGTGAAACAAcacgaaataatttaaaacgtAATGGTGCTTTTAGTGAGCCAAATGTTACAATGGAAATagcacaattattattgagtCTTCTTCATGCTTGGGGTATGGATCCAGATCTTGATCGTGTATGTGAAGGAAAATTAGGTTTACTTAGACCAATGGTACCAGTATCATTTGGTGTATTATCAAAAGgag GTTACATGTCACTGTTACTTCCAACATGGCAAACACAATTAGAACCAGCTGGTGAACCAGCAACTCAACTTGAACAACGTTTACCAGCTGAATTAGTTCGTCAAGATCGTTTAACAAAAGCATTTACATCACGTGCACATTGGGAGCTATCAACAACTTTAACAAGTAATCATCTTTTAGCTGTTGTTGCATTATCAAATACATTAATGTCAATGAATAATGCAACATTTGTACTTGAACAAGaaagaaatagaaaattaaatagaacaTCAAATCGTGTTAGTGTTAATTGGAATAAAGCTGAAGAAGAAAGTGAAGAACATTTTACAGCTCATCAAGCACAAATAAAACAAGGTTGGTCATTATTAGCAACATTACATTGTGTATTATTACCAGATAAAGTTGCTGCACAAGGTGGTGCTAAAACATTTAAACGTCCACAAGTTGAAATGATGGCACGTAGATGGCAACATCAATGTCTTGAAGTACGTGAAGCAGCACAAGCATTATTATTAGCTGAACTTGGTAGAATGGGTCCAAAAGGACGTAAATCACTTGTTGATAATTGGTCACAATATTTACCAATGTATAGTACACAAGAACCAATTGCATTACAACCACAAAATAATAGTCCACCACCAGGTAGTCCAGTACCACCAATTGATATTAAtccagatgatgatgatgaagaagaagaacttGCTGAAGAAATAAGTATTACAAGAAAACCATCAAGTGTTGctgaattaaaaagaaaacaaacaaCAGCTGTTGTATTACTTGGTGTTATTGGTGCTGAATTTGGACAAGATGTTGCAAcagtatatcaaaaaaaagatgGTGATACAACAATTAGACGTAAAAGTTCAGTTGTTGAAGGTTTTGGaattggtaataataatttagcaagACATACAAGTATGGCATTAACACATCTTCTTCATGCACCTGGTTCATCAAAATTACCACTTCATACATCATTAAGAAGAGCTGCTATTGATTTAATTGGTAGGGGTTTTACTGTTTGGGAGCCATATCTTGATgtatctaaaatattattaggtTTATTAGAATTATGTTGTGATGCTGATAAACTTGTACCAAGTATGACATATGGTTTACCATTAACACCAGCTGCTGATACATGTAGAACATCAAGACATGCATTAGCACTTATTGCAACAGCAAGACCAGCTGCATTTATTACAACAATGGCTAGAGAAGTTGCTAGATTTAATACATTACAACAAAATGCACAAacattaaatgttaatttaagtACAAGTGTTCTTTCACGTGCTAAACCAGAAATATTAAGAATTGTTGAACAACTTATTGATAAAATGCAAAGTGAAATGAGTGATTTACTTGTTGAAGTAATGGATATTATACTTCATTGTCTTGATCCAGgacatttaaaaacaaaatcattgAGTGAAGTATTTCCAGCAGTATGTCGTTTTAATCAGGTAAGTCATTGTTCAGCAACAAGACGAATAGCAGTTGGTGGTCGTAGTGGACAACTTGCATTGTATGAATTACGTGGTAATGTTAAATGTCAAACAGTATCAGCTCATCAAGCACCAGTTACAGCTCTTGGTTTTTCACCAGAGGGTAAATTTCTCGTCAGTTATTCATgtactgaaaataaattatgtttttggCAGCAAACAAATAGTGGAATGTTTGGCTTGGGTAATTCCCAAACACGTTGTGTTAAATCTTATAGTACAGCACCAATAAATGATGTTGCACGATTAAATCCAATGCGGCTGGCCCGTTTAATATGGATTAATAATCGAACTGTTACACTCATGTTGGCTGATGGCTCAGAAACAAGAttcaatgtttaa
- the LOC122854657 gene encoding WD repeat-containing protein 7 isoform X9: MTAGPSLVVPIVLWGKIAPTHCISCIYLSRDQKTLVTGCYDGQICLWQVDPDTLKMTPRCLLVGHTAPIMCLSKASVVMEQNYIVSSSESGEMCTWDVVDGKCREAVKLNNIHTQMLPYVSAGGEDVRLFCSGYYPEVLVMDPFSLEVIFTLSSRVNPDWISALHVLRPAKRKGRFYVHTNDVVLALTTTGTVKVWTLLGHENRNSEPLYEHESKQIRCLNALAMTCCPYNQRTVLIVCSKYWQIFDAGDFSVLCSVTSPPGERWMAGDFLAADRVIVWSDEGHGYLYKLPAKVLVQLESVADNSSFHTSSAEDDQPYLYLILTQPDDKPLSCPPAMRLVTVQRQTKTLKYLLRGDSEGVVILWSVPEITNQQLQDITDNKTPKLEPIIKTSLEIAWEAMKPSPVGILDQLDTINDHSIKLTACIYLPQQSRLVVGREDGSIIIVPATQTVMLQLLHGNHQHYDDWPPHQILLGHSGRVNCLLYPHSVATRYDRTHLVSGSVDFAVCLWDLYAGTLIHRFCVHAGEITQLMVPPDNCSPRIQKCICSVASDHSVTLLSLAERKCVVLASRHLFPVVTIKWRPLDDFMIIGCSDGAVYVWQMETGHLDRVLHGIIAEEVLYACDENTIAIAGGSATGGELGLANPAVHFFRGLRHRNLSAIRHATQRGLHQLQQLHGGHGNDHGNQIKSKGAPLMIQGFRSNPKDPESHILFFDIEALIVQALSDEYGAMSPGSLEAQGLISASEYQKVAALTQSASPDAHKKIADFFGRVKDKAGDVERILKEKDRHGIIAKMKEGAENVHTKLQAKAESVGLKPSTFDGKGEGGQSETTRNNLKRNGAFSEPNVTMEIAQLLLSLLHAWGMDPDLDRVCEGKLGLLRPMVPVSFGVLSKGGYMSLLLPTWQTQLEPAGEPATQLEQRLPAELVRQDRLTKAFTSRAHWELSTTLTSNHLLAVVALSNTLMSMNNATFVLEQERNRKLNRTSNRVSVNWNKAEEESEEHFTAHQAQIKQGWSLLATLHCVLLPDKVAAQGGAKTFKRPQVEMMARRWQHQCLEVREAAQALLLAELGRMGPKGRKSLVDNWSQYLPMYSTQEPIALQPQNNSPPPGSPVPPIDINPDDDDEEEELAEEISITRKPSSVAELKRKQTTAVVLLGVIGAEFGQDVATVYQKKDGDTTIRRKSSVVEGFGIGNNNLARHTSMALTHLLHAPGSSKLPLHTSLRRAAIDLIGRGFTVWEPYLDVSKILLGLLELCCDADKLVPSMTYGLPLTPAADTCRTSRHALALIATARPAAFITTMAREVARFNTLQQNAQTLNVNLSTSVLSRAKPEILRIVEQLIDKMQSEMSDLLVEVMDIILHCLDPGHLKTKSLSEVFPAVCRFNQVSHCSATRRIAVGGRSGQLALYELRGNVKCQTVSAHQAPVTALGFSPEGKFLVSYSCTENKLCFWQQTNSGMFGLGNSQTRCVKSYSTAPINDVARLNPMRLARLIWINNRTVTLMLADGSETRFNV; this comes from the exons atgacagcTGGACCAAGTTTAGTGGTGCCAATAGTGCTTTGGGGAAAAATAGCACCAACTCATTGTATatcatgtatttatttatcaagagaTCAAAAAACTCTTGTTACTGGTTGTTATGATGGACAAATATGTCTTTGGCAAGTTGATCCTGATACACTaaag atGACACCAAGATGTTTACTTGTTGGACATACAGCACCAATAATGTGTCTAAGTAAAGCAAGTGTTGTTATggaacaaaattatattgtaagcAGTAGTGAGAGTGGTGAAATGTGTACATGGGATGTTGTTGATGGTAAATGTCGTGAAGCTGTTAAGCTAAACAATATTCATACACAAATGTTACCATATGTTTCTGCTGGTGGTGAAGATGTCAGGTTGTTTTGTTCTGG aTATTATCCAGAAGTTCTTGTCATGGATCCATTCAGTTTAGAAGTCATATTTACACTCAGCTCACGTGTCAATCCTGACTGGATTAGTGCCTTGCACGTGCTACGGCCGGCCAAACGGAAAGGTCGGTTCTACGTGCACACAA atgatGTTGTACTTGCATTGACGACAACTGGTACTGTAAAAGTTTGGACATTATTGGGTCATGAAAATCGTAACAGCGAGCCACTTTATGAACATGAGAGTAAACAAATAAGATGTTTAAATGCACTTGCAATGACATGTTGTCCATATAATCAAAGAACagttttaattgtttgttcAAAATATTGGCAg atttTTGATGCTGGTGATTTTTCTGTTCTTTGCTCGGTAACATCACCACCTGGTGAACGTTGGATGGCTGGTGATTTTTTAGCTGCTGATAGAGTTATTGTTTGGAGTGATGAAGGCCATGGTTATCTATACAAATTACCAGCAAA GGTTCTGGTACAGCTCGAAAG TGTGGCTGATAATTCAAGCTTCCATACATCATCAGCAGAAGATGATCAACCATATTTATATCTCATATTAACTCAACCAGATGataag cCATTATCATGCCCACCGGCAATGCGTCTAGTCACTGTACAACGTCaaacaaaaacattaaaatatttactacgTGGTGATAGTGAAGGAGTTGTTATACTTTGGTCAGTACCAGAAATAACAAATCAACAATTACAAGATATAACAGATAATAAAACACCAAAACTTGagccaataataaaaacaagtcTTGAAATAGCATGGGAAGCAATGAAACCATCACCAGTTGGTATACTTGATCAACTTGATACAATAAATGATCATAGTATTAAATTAACAGcatgtatttatttaccaCAACAAAGTCGTCTTGTTGTTGGACGTGAAGATggtagtattattattgtaccaGCAACACAAACAGTTATGTTACAATTATTACATGGTAATCATCAGCATTATGATGATTGGCCACCACATCAAATATTACTTGGACATTCTGGACgtgttaattgtttattatatccTCATAGTGTTGCAACAAGATATGATAGAACACATCTTGTATCTGGTTCAGTTGATTTTGCTGTTTGTTTATGGGATTTATATGCTGGTACATTGATACATCGTTTTTGTGTACATGCTGGTGAAATAACACAATTAATGGTACCACCAGATAATTGTAGTCCAAGAATACAAAAATGTATATGTAGTGTTGCATCTGATCACAGTgtaacattattatcattagcTGAAAGAAAATGTGTTGTATTAGCATCACGACATTTATTTCCAGTTGTAACAATTAAATGGAGAccacttgatgattttatgattattgGTTGTTCTGATGGTGCTGTTTATGTATGGCAAATGGAAACTGGTCATCTTGATCGTGTATTACATGGTATTATTGCTGAAGAAGTACTATATGCTTGTGATGAAAATACTATTGCAATTGCTGGTGGTAGTGCAACTGGTGGTGAATTAGGACTTGCTAATCCTGCTGTACATTTCTTCAg gGGTTTGAGACATAGAAATTTATCAGCAATTCGTCATGCAACTCAACGTGGTTTACATCAACTTCAACAACTTCATGGTGGTCATGGTAATGATCATGgtaatcaaattaaatcaaaaggTGCACCACTTATGATTCAAGGTTTTAGAAGTAATCCAAAAGATCCAGAGagtcatatattattttttgacattgaaGCACTTATTG ttCAAGCATTGAGTGATGAATATGGTGCGATGTCACCAGGATCTCTAGAAGCTCAGGGTTTAATATCAGCATCTGAATATCAAAAAGTTGCAGCATTAACGCAATCGGCCAGTCCCGAtgcacataaaaaaattgcag ACTTTTTTGGTCGTGTTAAGGACAAAGCAGGTGATGTTGAACGTATTCTCAAAGAAAAAGATCGACACG gTATTATAGCTAAGATGAAGGAAGGAGCTGAAAATGTTCATACAAAACTTCAGGCAAAAGCTGAAAGTGTTGGTCTCAAGCCATCGACATTTGATGGTAAAG gtgAAGGAGGACAAAGTGAAACAAcacgaaataatttaaaacgtAATGGTGCTTTTAGTGAGCCAAATGTTACAATGGAAATagcacaattattattgagtCTTCTTCATGCTTGGGGTATGGATCCAGATCTTGATCGTGTATGTGAAGGAAAATTAGGTTTACTTAGACCAATGGTACCAGTATCATTTGGTGTATTATCAAAAGgag GTTACATGTCACTGTTACTTCCAACATGGCAAACACAATTAGAACCAGCTGGTGAACCAGCAACTCAACTTGAACAACGTTTACCAGCTGAATTAGTTCGTCAAGATCGTTTAACAAAAGCATTTACATCACGTGCACATTGGGAGCTATCAACAACTTTAACAAGTAATCATCTTTTAGCTGTTGTTGCATTATCAAATACATTAATGTCAATGAATAATGCAACATTTGTACTTGAACAAGaaagaaatagaaaattaaatagaacaTCAAATCGTGTTAGTGTTAATTGGAATAAAGCTGAAGAAGAAAGTGAAGAACATTTTACAGCTCATCAAGCACAAATAAAACAAGGTTGGTCATTATTAGCAACATTACATTGTGTATTATTACCAGATAAAGTTGCTGCACAAGGTGGTGCTAAAACATTTAAACGTCCACAAGTTGAAATGATGGCACGTAGATGGCAACATCAATGTCTTGAAGTACGTGAAGCAGCACAAGCATTATTATTAGCTGAACTTGGTAGAATGGGTCCAAAAGGACGTAAATCACTTGTTGATAATTGGTCACAATATTTACCAATGTATAGTACACAAGAACCAATTGCATTACAACCACAAAATAATAGTCCACCACCAGGTAGTCCAGTACCACCAATTGATATTAAtccagatgatgatgatgaagaagaagaacttGCTGAAGAAATAAGTATTACAAGAAAACCATCAAGTGTTGctgaattaaaaagaaaacaaacaaCAGCTGTTGTATTACTTGGTGTTATTGGTGCTGAATTTGGACAAGATGTTGCAAcagtatatcaaaaaaaagatgGTGATACAACAATTAGACGTAAAAGTTCAGTTGTTGAAGGTTTTGGaattggtaataataatttagcaagACATACAAGTATGGCATTAACACATCTTCTTCATGCACCTGGTTCATCAAAATTACCACTTCATACATCATTAAGAAGAGCTGCTATTGATTTAATTGGTAGGGGTTTTACTGTTTGGGAGCCATATCTTGATgtatctaaaatattattaggtTTATTAGAATTATGTTGTGATGCTGATAAACTTGTACCAAGTATGACATATGGTTTACCATTAACACCAGCTGCTGATACATGTAGAACATCAAGACATGCATTAGCACTTATTGCAACAGCAAGACCAGCTGCATTTATTACAACAATGGCTAGAGAAGTTGCTAGATTTAATACATTACAACAAAATGCACAAacattaaatgttaatttaagtACAAGTGTTCTTTCACGTGCTAAACCAGAAATATTAAGAATTGTTGAACAACTTATTGATAAAATGCAAAGTGAAATGAGTGATTTACTTGTTGAAGTAATGGATATTATACTTCATTGTCTTGATCCAGgacatttaaaaacaaaatcattgAGTGAAGTATTTCCAGCAGTATGTCGTTTTAATCAGGTAAGTCATTGTTCAGCAACAAGACGAATAGCAGTTGGTGGTCGTAGTGGACAACTTGCATTGTATGAATTACGTGGTAATGTTAAATGTCAAACAGTATCAGCTCATCAAGCACCAGTTACAGCTCTTGGTTTTTCACCAGAGGGTAAATTTCTCGTCAGTTATTCATgtactgaaaataaattatgtttttggCAGCAAACAAATAGTGGAATGTTTGGCTTGGGTAATTCCCAAACACGTTGTGTTAAATCTTATAGTACAGCACCAATAAATGATGTTGCACGATTAAATCCAATGCGGCTGGCCCGTTTAATATGGATTAATAATCGAACTGTTACACTCATGTTGGCTGATGGCTCAGAAACAAGAttcaatgtttaa